A DNA window from Streptomyces asoensis contains the following coding sequences:
- a CDS encoding DUF402 domain-containing protein: MADGGVVRRVGTGGAGAFWEPGSRILWRYRENGGPRVHIARPVTVVRDDEELLAVWLAPGTECVKPVLADGTPLHQEPLHTRYTKPRTVQRGRWLGTGVLKVVRPGEPWSVWLFWEPGWQFKNWYVNLEEPLSRWEGGVDSEDHFLDLCVYPDRSWEVRDEDEFAQAQQDGLMDAAVAAQVREAGRRAVEVIRAWGPPFDEGWQHWRPDASWAVPLLPEDWDRTPAHMST, translated from the coding sequence ATGGCAGACGGTGGAGTGGTGAGACGCGTGGGAACGGGTGGTGCGGGGGCGTTCTGGGAGCCCGGGAGCAGAATCCTGTGGCGCTACCGGGAGAACGGCGGACCGCGTGTCCACATCGCCCGGCCGGTCACCGTCGTGCGCGACGACGAGGAACTGCTCGCCGTGTGGCTGGCCCCGGGCACGGAGTGCGTCAAGCCGGTGCTCGCCGACGGCACGCCGCTGCACCAGGAGCCGCTGCACACCCGGTACACCAAGCCGCGTACCGTGCAGCGGGGCCGCTGGCTGGGCACCGGCGTGCTGAAGGTCGTCCGGCCCGGCGAGCCGTGGTCGGTGTGGCTGTTCTGGGAGCCGGGCTGGCAGTTCAAGAACTGGTACGTCAACCTGGAGGAGCCGCTGTCCCGTTGGGAGGGCGGAGTGGATTCCGAGGACCATTTCCTGGACCTGTGCGTCTACCCGGACCGCAGCTGGGAAGTGCGGGACGAGGACGAGTTCGCGCAGGCCCAGCAGGACGGACTGATGGACGCGGCGGTCGCCGCACAGGTGCGGGAGGCGGGTCGCAGGGCGGTGGAGGTGATCCGGGCGTGGGGACCTCCGTTCGACGAGGGCTGGCAGCACTGGCGCCCGGACGCCTCCTGGGCCGTACCGTTGCTGCCGGAGGACTGGGACCGTACGCCCGCGCACATGTCCACATGA
- a CDS encoding ATP-binding SpoIIE family protein phosphatase, whose product MTEQPTSYERPQGVDPTDPRGALLHTQAPAQGPSALPPDASGTTTPCGKGGKGGMGGQGARGTDAAGSEAGPGTEHSQPSASDEAMGTPPARTKPDVGDHRTRPAAESIPAQPGADARPDRGPDGQDRRAGGAVTPGRPTPMRRDGDRLRFVGAATRRIARGLDLDEIVMGLCRATVPTFSDAILVYLRDPLPVGDERPAADRIMLRLRRTDRIPEERDTETGFAALALPPPEPAELTAELSASVGDMCEVRPGGALAEVLRGVRPVFADHPAARAALPELLGEDSTLTVPGGQRAVLAPLRGRRRVIGAAVFLRRPERIPFENDDLLVAAQLATHSALGIDKAVLYDREAYIADELQRTMLPETLPRPTGVRLASRYLPAAETARVGGDWYDAIPLPGSRVALVVGDVMGHSMTSAAIMGQLRTTAQTLAGLDLPPQEVLHHLDEQAQRLGTDRMATCLYAVYDPVAHRITIANAGHPPPVLLHLGGRAEVLRVPPGAPIGVGGVDFEAVELDAPAGATLLLYTDGLVESRLRDVATGIEQLREKLAATAQLTGPDHPPPLEALCDEVLDMLGPGDRDDDIALLAARFDGIAPSDVAYWSLEPEDAAPGRARRLARHALSRWDMEDLTDSVELLVSEVVTNAVRYATRPVTLRLLKTDVLRCEVGDDVPQLPRLRQARATDEGGRGLYLVNRLARRWGATRLSTGKVVWFELNRN is encoded by the coding sequence GTGACGGAGCAGCCCACCTCCTACGAACGCCCCCAGGGCGTCGACCCCACGGACCCCCGTGGGGCACTGCTGCATACCCAGGCGCCAGCCCAGGGTCCGTCCGCCTTACCGCCCGATGCCTCGGGTACGACGACGCCGTGCGGCAAGGGCGGAAAGGGTGGCATGGGCGGCCAGGGAGCCAGGGGAACGGACGCTGCCGGTTCGGAGGCCGGTCCCGGCACCGAGCATTCCCAGCCGTCGGCGTCCGACGAGGCGATGGGAACACCTCCCGCGCGCACGAAGCCGGACGTCGGGGACCACCGCACGCGGCCCGCGGCGGAGTCCATCCCGGCCCAGCCGGGCGCCGACGCGCGCCCGGACCGCGGGCCCGACGGACAGGACCGCCGCGCCGGCGGGGCGGTGACGCCCGGCCGGCCCACACCGATGCGGCGCGACGGCGACCGGCTGCGCTTCGTGGGCGCGGCGACCCGCCGGATCGCCCGCGGCCTGGATCTCGACGAGATCGTGATGGGGCTGTGCCGGGCGACCGTGCCGACCTTCTCCGACGCGATCCTCGTCTATCTGCGCGACCCGCTGCCGGTGGGCGACGAGCGGCCCGCGGCGGACCGCATCATGCTGCGGCTGCGGCGCACCGACCGCATCCCGGAGGAGCGGGACACCGAGACCGGTTTCGCCGCGCTGGCCCTGCCGCCCCCGGAGCCGGCGGAACTGACCGCCGAACTGTCGGCGTCGGTCGGGGACATGTGCGAGGTGCGGCCCGGCGGGGCGCTCGCCGAGGTGCTGCGCGGGGTGCGCCCGGTGTTCGCCGACCATCCGGCCGCTCGGGCCGCGCTCCCCGAACTGCTGGGCGAGGACAGCACGTTGACCGTCCCGGGCGGCCAGCGGGCCGTTCTGGCCCCGCTGCGCGGCCGCCGGCGGGTGATCGGCGCCGCGGTGTTCCTGCGCCGCCCGGAACGCATCCCGTTCGAGAACGACGACCTGCTGGTGGCGGCCCAGCTCGCCACGCACAGCGCCCTGGGCATCGACAAGGCGGTGCTGTACGACCGTGAGGCGTACATCGCCGACGAGCTCCAGCGCACCATGCTGCCGGAGACCCTGCCGCGGCCCACGGGCGTCCGGCTGGCGTCGCGCTACCTGCCCGCGGCCGAGACCGCACGGGTGGGCGGCGACTGGTACGACGCCATCCCGCTGCCGGGCAGCCGGGTGGCACTGGTGGTGGGCGACGTCATGGGGCACTCCATGACCTCGGCGGCCATCATGGGGCAGCTGCGGACGACGGCCCAGACCCTCGCGGGTCTCGACCTGCCTCCGCAGGAGGTCCTGCACCATCTCGACGAGCAGGCCCAGCGACTGGGCACCGACCGCATGGCGACCTGCCTGTACGCGGTGTACGACCCGGTCGCGCACCGCATCACCATCGCCAACGCGGGGCATCCCCCGCCCGTCCTGCTGCACCTGGGCGGCCGGGCCGAGGTGCTGCGGGTGCCGCCCGGCGCGCCGATCGGCGTGGGCGGGGTCGACTTCGAGGCGGTGGAGCTCGACGCCCCGGCGGGCGCGACGCTGCTGCTGTACACCGACGGGCTGGTCGAGTCCCGGCTGCGGGACGTGGCGACCGGCATAGAGCAGCTGCGGGAGAAGCTCGCCGCGACGGCCCAGCTGACCGGACCCGATCATCCGCCGCCGCTCGAGGCGCTGTGCGACGAGGTGCTCGACATGCTCGGTCCGGGCGACCGGGACGACGATATCGCGCTCCTCGCCGCCCGGTTCGACGGGATCGCGCCGAGCGACGTGGCGTACTGGAGCCTGGAACCGGAGGACGCGGCTCCCGGCCGGGCCCGCCGGCTGGCCCGGCACGCGCTGTCCCGCTGGGACATGGAGGACCTGACGGACTCCGTGGAGCTGCTGGTCAGTGAGGTCGTCACCAACGCGGTGCGGTACGCCACGCGGCCGGTGACCCTGCGGTTGCTGAAGACGGACGTGCTGCGCTGCGAGGTCGGCGACGACGTGCCGCAGCTGCCCCGGCTGCGGCAGGCCCGGGCGACCGACGAGGGCGGCCGCGGGCTGTATCTCGTCAACCGGCTGGCCCGGCGCTGGGGAGCCACCCGGCTGAGCACCGGCAAGGTGGTCTGGTTCGAGCTGAACCGGAACTGA
- a CDS encoding transglycosylase domain-containing protein — MGRADERRARQRGGRRAAPRGRSTEAQATQADARTESAAPAGTATATATPPATGGRAAARRGAKNAGKGAKGKAGKKDQSFIRRLFTWKKILGTFLGLVVVVVGAFVWLYVSTPIPKGNPDANLQSNVYEYGNGAILARDGEVNRENVDLAKVPKEVQHTFVAAENKSFYTDAGIDLKGTTRGILNTLMGKGAQGGSTITQQYVKNYYLTQEQTVTRKLKELVISLKLDREKDKDYILAGYINTSYYGRGAYGIQAAAQAYYRVDADKLTVPQGAYLAALLQAPSQYDWTSASDTGKKLVTARWNYVLDNMVGQDWLDKSKRDAMTFPVPKDPKAAPGKEGQVGYLVDAANTELAKQLVAQGIADDYESGMALVRRGGWNIQLNIDKKKQKALEAAVKDQLTSKLDKKKRPVDGDVQAGAVSVNPKTGAVEAMYGGTSYTDHYLNNATRTDYQPASTFKPVILAAAFDEAAKTQDGEQITANTIYDGTSKRPVVGSDIGFAPENEDDQDYGDVTVQTALNKSINSVFAQMGVDVGMPEVLKVAANLGMDTADLKAVPAQTLGTMGASPLQMAGVYATLDNHGKQVTPALIKSAENSAHPSFKHTAPIGEQVISREAADSVTSVLTGVVDDGTAKKSVRDNPMRKGQKVAGKTGTSDNNKSAWFSGYTPDLVTSVGLFGESAKAPHPQVPLTGATNGLTSDAGRVNGGGFPAQIWAAYTFGVSTKVTKFDLETDQGAAVQTASPSPSASPSTSSSPSSSPSTSSSPSSSPSRSSSPSASSKPSTSPSSTPTGDTSTEPTPDDPSTGTEDPADPLFGGGQ, encoded by the coding sequence ATGGGACGAGCGGACGAGAGACGAGCTCGACAGCGCGGTGGGCGCCGCGCCGCGCCCCGGGGCCGCTCCACGGAGGCGCAGGCGACGCAGGCCGATGCGCGGACCGAGTCCGCGGCCCCCGCCGGGACCGCCACCGCGACGGCGACCCCGCCGGCGACCGGAGGGCGCGCCGCCGCCCGCAGGGGTGCCAAGAACGCAGGCAAGGGCGCCAAGGGCAAGGCCGGGAAGAAGGACCAGAGCTTCATACGCCGGCTCTTCACCTGGAAGAAGATCCTCGGCACCTTCCTCGGCCTGGTCGTGGTCGTCGTCGGCGCCTTCGTCTGGCTGTACGTGAGCACGCCGATCCCCAAGGGCAACCCCGACGCCAACCTCCAGAGCAACGTCTACGAGTACGGCAACGGCGCGATCCTCGCCCGCGACGGTGAGGTCAACCGGGAGAACGTCGATCTCGCGAAGGTCCCCAAAGAGGTCCAGCACACCTTCGTCGCCGCCGAGAACAAGTCCTTCTATACGGACGCCGGCATCGACCTCAAGGGAACCACCCGCGGCATCCTCAACACCCTGATGGGCAAGGGCGCGCAGGGCGGTTCGACGATCACCCAGCAGTATGTCAAGAACTACTATCTGACCCAGGAACAGACCGTCACGCGCAAGCTGAAGGAACTGGTCATCTCCCTCAAGCTGGACCGGGAGAAGGACAAGGACTACATCCTGGCCGGGTACATCAACACCAGCTACTACGGCCGCGGCGCCTACGGCATCCAGGCCGCCGCCCAGGCCTACTACCGCGTCGACGCCGACAAGCTCACCGTCCCCCAGGGCGCCTACCTCGCCGCCCTCCTCCAGGCGCCCAGCCAGTACGACTGGACCTCCGCCAGCGACACCGGCAAGAAGCTGGTCACCGCCCGCTGGAACTACGTCCTCGACAACATGGTCGGGCAGGACTGGCTGGACAAGTCCAAGCGCGACGCCATGACGTTCCCGGTGCCCAAGGACCCCAAGGCCGCGCCCGGCAAGGAGGGCCAGGTCGGCTACCTCGTCGACGCGGCCAACACCGAGCTGGCGAAACAGCTGGTGGCCCAGGGCATCGCCGACGACTACGAGTCGGGCATGGCCCTGGTCAGGCGCGGCGGCTGGAACATCCAGCTCAACATCGACAAGAAGAAGCAGAAGGCGCTGGAGGCGGCCGTCAAGGACCAGCTGACCAGCAAGCTGGACAAGAAGAAGCGCCCGGTCGACGGCGACGTCCAGGCCGGCGCGGTGTCGGTGAACCCCAAGACGGGCGCCGTGGAGGCGATGTACGGCGGTACGAGCTACACCGACCACTACCTCAACAACGCCACCCGCACGGACTACCAGCCCGCCTCGACCTTCAAGCCGGTCATCCTGGCCGCGGCCTTCGACGAGGCCGCCAAGACGCAGGACGGCGAACAGATCACCGCCAACACGATCTACGACGGCACCAGCAAGCGCCCCGTCGTCGGCAGCGACATCGGCTTCGCCCCGGAGAACGAGGACGACCAGGACTACGGCGACGTCACCGTGCAGACGGCGCTCAACAAGTCCATCAACTCCGTCTTCGCGCAGATGGGTGTCGACGTCGGCATGCCCGAGGTGCTGAAGGTCGCCGCCAACCTCGGCATGGACACCGCCGACCTGAAGGCCGTGCCCGCGCAGACCCTCGGCACCATGGGCGCGAGCCCCCTTCAGATGGCCGGCGTCTACGCCACCCTCGACAACCACGGCAAGCAGGTCACCCCGGCGCTCATCAAGTCGGCGGAGAACAGCGCCCACCCGTCGTTCAAGCACACCGCGCCCATCGGGGAGCAGGTCATCAGCCGGGAGGCCGCCGACTCGGTCACCTCGGTGCTCACCGGCGTCGTCGACGACGGTACGGCGAAGAAGTCCGTCCGGGACAACCCGATGCGCAAGGGCCAGAAGGTCGCGGGCAAGACGGGTACCTCCGACAACAACAAGTCGGCCTGGTTCAGCGGCTACACCCCCGACCTGGTCACCTCGGTCGGCCTCTTCGGCGAGTCCGCGAAGGCCCCGCACCCCCAGGTTCCGCTGACCGGCGCGACGAACGGCCTGACCTCGGACGCGGGCCGGGTCAACGGCGGTGGCTTCCCCGCCCAGATCTGGGCGGCGTACACCTTCGGTGTCTCGACCAAGGTCACCAAGTTCGACCTGGAGACCGACCAGGGCGCGGCGGTCCAGACCGCGTCGCCGTCGCCGTCCGCCTCCCCGTCGACGAGTTCCTCCCCGTCGTCGTCGCCGTCGACGAGTTCGTCCCCGTCGTCGTCGCCGTCGAGGAGTTCGTCCCCGTCCGCGTCGTCGAAGCCGAGCACGTCGCCGTCCAGCACGCCGACGGGCGACACCTCCACGGAACCGACCCCGGACGATCCGTCGACCGGGACCGAGGATCCGGCGGACCCGCTCTTCGGCGGCGGCCAGTAG
- a CDS encoding class II fumarate hydratase produces MSEYRIEHDSMGEVRVPAEAKWRAQTQRAVENFPVSGQRIERAHIEALALIKGAAAKVNARLGVVDQEIADAVQEAAAEVAEGRWDEHFPVDVFQTGSGTSSNMNTNEVVATLASERLGRPVHPNDHVNASQSSNDVFPSSLHIAATAAVTRDLIPALEHLAGSLERKSAEFADVVKAGRTHLMDATPVTLGQEFGGYAAQVRYGVERLDASLPRLAELPLGGTAVGTGINTPPGFSAAVIEEVARATGLPLTEARDHFEAQGARDGVVEISGQLRTIAVGLTKIANDLRWMASGPRTGLAEISLPDLQPGSSIMPGKVNPVIPEAVLMVAAQVMGNDATVAAAGAAGNFELNVMLPVIAKNVLESIRLLANVSRLLADRTVDGIVAHRERAREYAESSPSVVTPLNKYIGYEEAAKVAKKALAERRTIRQVVLEGGYVERGDLTIEQLDEALDVLRMTHP; encoded by the coding sequence GGCCAAGTGGCGGGCCCAGACGCAGCGCGCCGTGGAGAACTTCCCCGTGTCGGGGCAGCGCATCGAGCGGGCGCACATCGAGGCGCTGGCGCTGATCAAGGGGGCCGCGGCGAAGGTGAACGCGCGCCTCGGGGTCGTCGACCAGGAGATCGCCGACGCCGTGCAGGAGGCGGCCGCCGAGGTCGCCGAGGGCCGCTGGGACGAGCACTTCCCGGTCGACGTCTTCCAGACCGGGTCCGGGACCTCCTCGAACATGAACACCAACGAGGTCGTGGCCACCCTCGCGTCGGAGCGCCTGGGCCGCCCCGTGCACCCCAACGACCACGTCAACGCCTCGCAGTCCTCCAACGACGTCTTCCCCTCGTCGCTGCACATCGCGGCGACCGCCGCCGTCACCCGCGACCTGATCCCGGCGCTGGAGCATCTGGCGGGTTCCCTGGAGCGCAAGTCCGCGGAGTTCGCCGACGTGGTGAAGGCCGGGCGGACGCACCTGATGGACGCCACGCCCGTGACCCTCGGGCAGGAGTTCGGCGGCTACGCCGCCCAGGTGCGGTACGGCGTGGAGCGTCTCGACGCCTCGCTCCCCCGGCTCGCCGAGCTGCCGCTGGGCGGCACGGCGGTCGGCACCGGCATCAACACGCCCCCCGGGTTCTCCGCGGCCGTCATCGAGGAGGTCGCCCGGGCCACCGGGCTGCCGCTGACGGAGGCGCGCGACCACTTCGAGGCACAGGGCGCCCGGGACGGGGTGGTCGAGATCAGCGGGCAGCTGAGGACGATCGCCGTCGGCCTCACGAAGATCGCCAACGATCTGCGGTGGATGGCCTCGGGACCGCGTACGGGCCTCGCCGAGATCAGCCTCCCCGACCTCCAGCCGGGCTCCTCGATCATGCCGGGCAAGGTCAACCCCGTCATCCCGGAGGCCGTGCTGATGGTCGCCGCGCAGGTCATGGGCAACGACGCGACCGTCGCCGCGGCGGGCGCGGCGGGCAACTTCGAGCTCAACGTCATGCTGCCGGTGATCGCGAAGAACGTGCTGGAGTCGATCCGGCTGCTCGCCAACGTGTCGCGCCTCCTCGCCGACCGGACCGTGGACGGGATCGTCGCGCACCGCGAGCGGGCCCGGGAGTACGCCGAGTCCTCGCCGTCCGTCGTCACCCCGCTGAACAAGTACATCGGGTACGAGGAGGCCGCGAAGGTCGCCAAGAAGGCGCTCGCGGAACGCAGGACGATCCGTCAGGTGGTGCTCGAGGGCGGGTACGTGGAGCGGGGCGACCTGACGATCGAACAGCTCGACGAGGCCCTGGATGTCCTGCGGATGACACACCCGTAA
- a CDS encoding ABC transporter ATP-binding protein, producing MNAPGGSLLVAENLHKAYGPTAALAGAEFSIHPGEVVAVMGPSGSGKSTLLHCLAGIVTPDSGSIRYDGRELATMNDAQRSQLRRSEFGFVFQFGQLVPELTCVENVALPLRLNGTPRKQAERTALGWMERLEVDDLGRKRPGEVSGGQGQRVAVARSLVTGPRVVFADEPTGALDSLNGERVMELLTEAARSANTAVVLVTHEARVAAYSDREIVVRDGKSRDMERAI from the coding sequence GTGAACGCCCCCGGGGGATCCCTGCTCGTCGCCGAGAACCTGCACAAGGCGTACGGGCCGACGGCGGCGCTGGCCGGCGCCGAGTTCTCCATCCATCCAGGTGAGGTGGTCGCCGTGATGGGCCCGTCCGGGTCCGGCAAGTCGACGCTGCTGCACTGCCTCGCCGGGATAGTGACGCCCGACTCGGGTTCGATCCGCTACGACGGGCGCGAACTCGCCACGATGAACGACGCGCAGCGCAGTCAGCTGCGGCGCTCCGAGTTCGGCTTCGTGTTCCAGTTCGGGCAGCTCGTGCCGGAACTGACCTGTGTGGAGAACGTGGCCCTGCCGCTGCGGCTGAACGGCACCCCGCGCAAGCAGGCCGAGCGCACCGCCCTGGGCTGGATGGAGCGGCTGGAGGTCGACGACCTCGGCAGGAAGCGGCCCGGCGAGGTGTCCGGCGGGCAGGGGCAGCGGGTGGCCGTCGCGCGCTCCCTCGTCACCGGCCCGCGCGTGGTCTTCGCCGACGAGCCGACGGGCGCGCTGGACTCGCTCAACGGCGAACGCGTGATGGAGCTGCTCACCGAGGCGGCCCGGTCGGCCAACACCGCCGTCGTCCTCGTCACGCACGAGGCACGGGTGGCCGCCTACTCCGACCGCGAGATCGTCGTCCGGGACGGCAAGTCGCGCGACATGGAGCGCGCGATATGA
- a CDS encoding SPFH domain-containing protein, giving the protein MSAPDHPSATATETATATETADAVDAPAMPAPRVQEFPARSVAGGLALLFGLAGLLAGAGMIAGATAVTATGPKAALITLGILVGLAAFLAMCGLNTVSPGEARVVQLFGRYRGTIREDGLRWVNPFTSREKISTRVRNHETAVLKVNDAYGNPIELAAVVVWNVRDTAQASFEVDDFLEFVATQTEAAVRHIAIEYPYDSHDEDGLSLRGNAEEITEKLAIELHARVEAAGVRIIESRFTHLAYAPEIASAMLQRQQAGAVVAARREIVDGAVGMVEAALQRIAEQGIVELDEERKAAMVSNLMVVLCGDRAPQPVLNTGTLYQ; this is encoded by the coding sequence ATGTCCGCACCCGACCACCCCTCGGCCACCGCCACGGAGACCGCAACCGCCACGGAGACCGCCGACGCCGTCGACGCGCCCGCCATGCCCGCTCCGCGCGTGCAGGAGTTCCCCGCGCGCAGCGTGGCCGGCGGGCTCGCGCTGCTGTTCGGCCTCGCCGGGCTGCTGGCGGGCGCGGGGATGATCGCCGGCGCCACCGCCGTGACCGCGACCGGGCCCAAGGCCGCGCTGATCACCCTCGGCATCCTGGTCGGGCTGGCCGCGTTCCTCGCCATGTGCGGGCTGAACACCGTCTCGCCCGGCGAGGCACGGGTGGTGCAGCTCTTCGGCCGCTACCGCGGCACCATCCGCGAGGACGGGCTGCGCTGGGTGAACCCCTTCACCTCCCGCGAGAAGATCTCCACCCGGGTCCGCAACCACGAGACGGCCGTCCTGAAGGTCAACGACGCCTACGGCAACCCGATCGAGCTCGCCGCGGTCGTGGTGTGGAACGTGCGCGACACCGCGCAGGCCAGCTTCGAGGTGGACGACTTCCTGGAGTTCGTCGCCACCCAGACCGAGGCCGCCGTGCGGCACATCGCCATCGAGTACCCCTACGACTCGCACGACGAGGACGGCCTGTCGCTGCGCGGCAACGCCGAGGAAATCACCGAGAAGCTCGCGATAGAGCTGCACGCGCGCGTGGAGGCGGCCGGCGTGCGGATCATCGAGTCCCGCTTCACGCATCTCGCGTACGCTCCCGAGATCGCCTCGGCGATGCTCCAGCGCCAGCAGGCGGGTGCCGTGGTCGCGGCCCGCAGGGAGATCGTGGACGGGGCCGTGGGCATGGTCGAGGCGGCGCTCCAGCGCATCGCCGAGCAGGGCATCGTGGAACTGGACGAGGAACGGAAGGCGGCGATGGTGTCCAACCTGATGGTGGTGCTGTGCGGGGACCGGGCGCCCCAGCCGGTACTGAACACCGGGACCCTCTACCAGTGA
- a CDS encoding PadR family transcriptional regulator: MSIGHTLLGLLESGPRHGYDLKRAFDEKFGHDRPLHYGQVYSTMSRLLKHGLVEVDGVETGGGPERKRYAITDAGITDVEQWLATPEKPEPYLQSTLYTKVVLALLTHRDAADILDTQRSEHLRSMRILTDRKRGGDFADQLICDHALFHLEADLRWLELAAARLDRLKDAVIA, encoded by the coding sequence ATGTCCATCGGTCACACCCTTCTGGGACTCCTGGAGTCCGGGCCCCGTCACGGTTACGACCTCAAGCGGGCCTTCGACGAGAAGTTCGGTCACGACCGGCCGCTGCACTACGGCCAGGTCTACTCGACGATGTCGCGCCTGCTGAAGCACGGCCTCGTCGAGGTCGACGGCGTCGAGACCGGCGGCGGCCCCGAGCGCAAGCGGTACGCGATCACCGACGCCGGCATCACCGACGTCGAACAGTGGCTCGCCACGCCCGAGAAGCCCGAGCCGTACCTCCAGTCGACGCTGTACACGAAGGTCGTCCTCGCGCTCCTGACCCACCGCGACGCGGCCGACATCCTCGACACCCAGCGGTCCGAGCACCTGCGCAGCATGCGCATCCTCACCGACCGCAAGCGGGGCGGCGACTTCGCCGACCAGTTGATCTGTGACCACGCCCTGTTCCATCTCGAGGCCGACCTGCGCTGGCTGGAACTCGCGGCCGCGCGCCTCGACAGACTGAAGGACGCGGTGATCGCGTGA